A part of Papaver somniferum cultivar HN1 unplaced genomic scaffold, ASM357369v1 unplaced-scaffold_118, whole genome shotgun sequence genomic DNA contains:
- the LOC113330585 gene encoding pentatricopeptide repeat-containing protein At3g58590-like, with the protein MVISARNLLLKRRRILLLSRNFNQNPCVLPSLIFNGQSKFQLIQKQYDHHNAFDTCSNSLYQQQKKLLQACSGARYLDHASTKLLHALSITMDWSCSDYQDPPILTSINNSLITAYASQCELSMSMKVFDTMPERNVVSYNSIISAYSRYGHDHEERRGDTCGRAWQIFNQMRGLGIQTTQFTFGSLLTSSSLNLIQGLQLLPLTLKTGLLYSDAFSGTALLGLFGRLGRMDEAYSLFQEMPKRNLITWNSIIWIFGRHGFVEESIVLFRELLRTQEGCHPSESSCVGVLSGFGFGRIGRGLQHLSSIGEQIHGLVKKTGLESYTAIANSLLNMYAKFSLGAYSTEVLFEEMTPVRDVVSWNIIIGAFARSDKPWKAVDHFLTMSQSGFSTNQTTFANVISACTSLQISKYGEIIHAKTIVNGLNSDVFVGSALVDFYAKCDKVEEAHLVFSKLDQRSVVSWNALIAGYSTKGSHFSTCLLQQMLHLGYRPNEFSFSAALKSSLVDEVQQLHCLIVKMGYHKNEYVFSSLIASYAMNGLLSDALSFVTSLDSPLSPSSCNVICGIYNRIGLFQETQKLLFQVGEHNIISWNILIEACGRNGDYLEVFALFKSMQMAHILPDNHTFMSVLNISGKLCNLSLGSSLHGIIVKMDFKCCDVLVCNVLLDMYAKCGSLESSVKIFSEMTDRRNLISWTSLVSALGLHGYAFEALERFRELESTGLKLDRVCFTAVLSACTHGGLVEEGMKLFTSMKVKYGIEPDMDHYVCMVDLLSRSGHLREAERLINNMPSQPTALIWRIFLEGCKRCNKNEEQAVG; encoded by the coding sequence ATGGTTATATCTGCTAGAAACCTTctcttaaaaagaagaagaattcttCTGCTTAGTCGCAATTTCAACCAAAACCCTTGTGTTCTGCCCTCATTAATATTCAATGGACAGTCCAAGTTCCAACTCATACAGAAACAATATGATCACCATAATGCATTTGATACTTGCTCTAACTCTCTGTATCAGCAACAGAAGAAGCTTCTTCAAGCGTGCTCGGGAGCTCGATATCTCGATCATGCTTCGACAAAATTGCTTCATGCACTGTCCATCACAATGGACTGGTCTTGCTCTGATTATCAGGATCCACCCATTTTGACATCCATTAATAATAGTCTTATTACAGCATATGCATCTCAGTGTGAATTATCAATGTCCATGAAAGTGTTCGATACGATGCCTGAAAGAAATGTCGTTTCATATAACTCTATTATTTCAGCTTACAGCCGGTACGGACATGATCACGAGGAGAGAAGAGGAGATACTTGTGGAAGAGCTTGGCAGATTTTTAATCAAATGAGGGGCTTAGGAATTCAAACCACACAGTTTACTTTTGGTAGTTTGTTAACTTCTTCATCCTTAAATCTTATTCAAGGCTTACAGTTACTTCCATTGACTTTAAAGACTGGGTTGCTTTATAGTGATGCTTTCTCGGGTACTGCATTGTTGGGTTTGTTTGGGAGGCTTGGAAGAATGGATGAAGCATATAGTTTGTTCCAAGAAATGCCCAAGCGTAACTTGATCACATGGAATTCCATAATTTGGATATTTGGACGACATGGATTTGTTGAAGAATCTATTGTTTTGTTCCGTGAACTTCTAAGAACACAGGAGGGATGTCATCCATCAGAATCATCTTGTGTTGGAGTCTTATCTGGTTTTGGTTTTGGGAGAATTGGACGAGGGTTACAGCACTTGAGCTCAATAGGCGAACAGATACATGGGCTGGTGAAAAAAACCGGGTTAGAGTCTTATACTGCTATTGCAAACTCTCTTTTGAATATGTATGCCAAATTTTCATTAGGAGCTTATTCTACTGAGGTTTTGTTCGAGGAGATGACTCCTGTTCGGGATGTAGTTTCTTGGAATATTATTATTGGAGCATTTGCAAGGAGTGACAAACCATGGAAAGCTGTTGACCACTTCTTGACTATGTCACAGTCAGGTTTCTCGACTAACCAGACTACATTTGCTAATGTCATTAGTGCCTGCACCAGTCTGCAGATATCAAAATACGGTGAAATCATACACGCAAAAACGATCGTGAATGGCCTTAATTCTGATGTTTTTGTAGGCAGTGCACTGGTTGATTTCTATGCCAAATGTGATAAAGTAGAAGAAGCACATCTTGTCTTTTCCAAGCTTGACCAAAGGAGTGTTGTTTCTTGGAATGCTTTGATTGCTGGTTACTCAACTAAGGGTTCTCATTTTTCAACTTGTCTACTACAGCAAATGCTTCACTTAGGTTATCGGCCTAACGAGTTTTCATTCTCTGCTGCTCTTAAATCATCCCTGGTTGACGAGGTACAACAACTTCATTGTCTGATAGTAAAAATGGGTTACCACAAAAATGAGTATGTCTTCAGTTCACTTATTGCTTCATATGCCATGAATGGCCTTTTATCTGATGCATTGAGCTTTGTTACATCCTTGGACTCCCCACTATCCCCATCCTCTTGTAATGTCATTTGTGGAATATACAATAGAATTGGCCTATTCCAAGAAACACAAAAGCTTCTTTTTCAAGTTGGAGAACACAACATTATATCTTGGAACATATTGATTGAAGCTTGTGGCCGCAATGGGGATTACTTGGAAGTATTTGCACTGTTCAAAAGCATGCAAATGGCTCATATTTTACCCGATAATCACACTTTCATGAGCGTGTTAAATATCAGTGGTAAGCTCTGCAACCTGTCTTTGGGAAGTTCTCTTCATGGGATTATCGTAAAGATGGATTTCAAGTGCTGTGACGTACTTGTGTGCAATGTATTGTTGGACATGTACGCCAAATGTGGAAGCCTCGAGAGTTCTGTTAAAATCTTCAGTGAAATGACAGATAGAAGAAATCTGATCTCGTGGACGTCTCTGGTTTCAGCTCTAGGACTTCATGGTTATGCATTTGAGGCACTGGAACGGTTCAGAGAATTAGAATCAACAGGATTGAAGCTAGATAGAGTTTGTTTCACTGCAGTTCTATCAGCCTGCACACATGGAGGACTAGTTGAAGAAGGAATGAAGTTGTTTACAAGCATGAAAGTAAAATATGGAATTGAACCAGATATGGATCACTATGTTTGCATGGTGGACTTGTTATCTAGATCTGGGCATCTTAGAGAAGCAGAGAGACTGATAAATAACATGCCGTCCCAGCCAACTGCCCTaatttggcgaatttttcttgaAGGCTGCAAGAGGTGCAACAAGAACGAGGAGCAAGCAGTAGGATAG
- the LOC113330454 gene encoding protein odr-4 homolog isoform X1 produces MVKTVVGEETQLKLVEDRVFQSGISAQVGIVIGKISSSIDRGFVFDLIPTPPNDGGQPACYISESKDDNTNKKKGSAKGKSQTPLDSSSLSASLVIDSDWVAEHARQVSRMLVGGMHVVGVYVWASEISFKNSTLKLWQTVKEVAQAAASFESGLDESLLIHISYSPRRWTCRNCTVSSTMTSNSLRPCDFKMGRVLASLQTFRCMYNFDIRLPIYRENLSKANTLSDILHNGISRHAKDLKSAKAIIDGNLVVQDQPCTSDGLHEVELLLPFMKDAPFEACSQKEVLGVVAYQGSACSYAYLSPREPISQAVADIKADILTSLKSRLAIISDEGEEDMDSTAEAGRDSNTEISTEKSISQLDLNLLRKSCILAFPRRVFVPWVGGTFICDYLQPSETFQVLEDNFKELMSMEAPIDVSKIIEAETEATSLMIKSFWEAVISNPSTSRSASHSKKNSQKDSTQKEASGEPVKSTTFNIVIPIIVLLVAMLLGFFLFVRGPKAHSQIV; encoded by the exons ATGGTGAAAACAGTAGTTGGGGAAGAAACCCAGCTCAAATTAGTCGAAGATCGTGTCTTCCAATCTGGAATTTCTGCTCAG GTGGGTATTGTAATTGGGAAGATTAGTAGCAGTATAGATAGAggatttgtgtttgatttgatacCAACACCACCTAATGATGGAGGTCAACCAGCATGTTATATATCAGAGAGTAAAGATGATAATACTAATAAGAAGAAAGGATCAGCAAAAGGGAAATCTCAGACTCCGTtagattcatcatcactatcagcATCTCTTGTTATTGATTCTGATTGGGTTGCTGAACATGCTCGTCAG GTTTCTCGGATGCTAGTGGGTGGCATGCATGTTGTTGGGGTTTATGTATGGGCTTCGGAGATCTCATTTAAGAACTCTACCCTAAAACTTTGGCAG ACTGTAAAAGAAGTTGCACAAGCAGCAGCTAGTTTTGAGAGTGGGTTGGATGAAAGTCTGCTCATTCATATTTCTTACAGTCCAAGGAG GTGGACTTGCCGAAATTGCACTGTGAGTTCAACAATGACATCAAATAGTCTACGGCCTTGTGATTTCAAGATGGGGAGAGTATTGGCCTCACTTCAAACATTCAGATGCATGTACAACTTCGACATAAG ATTACCCATATATCGTGAAAATTTATCCAAAGCAAATACATTGAGCGACATTCTACACAATGGAATTTCTCGTCATGCTAAAGACCTGAAAAGCGCGAAAGCGATAATCGATGGGAACTTG GTGGTTCAAGATCAGCCATGTACTTCTGATGGTTTGCATGAAGTTGAATTGCTACTACCTTTCATGAAAGATGCACCTTTTGAAG CATGCAGCCAAAAGGAGGTTCTTGGAGTTGTAGCGTATCAAGGATCTGCTTGTTCTTATGCATATTTAAGCCCTAGAGAACCTATATCACAAGCTGTGGCTGACATAAAG GCGGATATCCTGACAAGCTTGAAAAGTAGATTGGCAATCATCTCTGATGAGGGAGAGGAAGATATGGATTCAACTGCTGAAGCTGGGAGGGATTCAAACACTGAAATATCAACTGAAAAATCTATTTCCCAACTTGACTTGAATTTATTGAG AAAATCATGTATTCTCGCATTTCCTCGGAGAGTTTTCGTTCCCTGGGTGGGTGGCACCTTTATTTGTGATTATCTGCAACCATCTGAGACATTTCAG GTTCTTGAAGATAATTTTAAGGAGTTGATGTCTATGGAAGCTCCAATAGATGTATCAAAAATCATAGAAGCAGAAACAGAAGCCACTTCTTTGATGATAAAATCTTTTTGGGAAGCAGTAATCTCGAACCCTTCAACATCTCGATCAGCGTCTCACTCTAAGAAAAACAGCCAAAAAGATTCAACACAAAAAGAAGCCAGCGGGGAACCTGTGAAGTCAACTACTTTCAACATTGTAATTCCTATTATTGTTCTCCTGGTAGCCATGTTACTTGGATTTTTCTTGTTTGTTCGTGGTCCAAAGGCACATAGCCAAATAGTCTAG
- the LOC113330452 gene encoding probable beta-D-xylosidase 6 isoform X2 has product MKIQYGLSLQFLIIVIFSTSQPIQSSTNPDYPCKPPHHNSYTFCDTSLSISTRAKSLISLLTLSEKINQLSNNASSVPRLGIPSYEWWSESLHGIATNGPGVSFNGSIPSATSFPQVLLTSASFNRSLWYKIGSAISIEARAMYNSGQAGLTFWAPNINIFRDPRWGRGQETPGEDPMVVSDYGVEYVKGFQGDDDDELRVSACCKHFTAYDLESWRNYSRYSFNAVVSEQDLKDTYQPPFKSCIREGKASCLMCSYNEVNGIPACANEGLLQQARTDWGFKGYITSDCDAVATIHEYQHYVKTPEDAVAVALKADINCGSFLVTNTQSAIEQGKIKEEDIDKALFNLFLVQLRLGLFDGNPIKGKYGNLGPHDVCTTEHKKLALDAARQGIVLLKNDNKFLPLKRSGVSSLAVIGPMANDTSKLGGGYTGIPCDPKSFMDGLQAYEVNTTYIPGCLDIPCSSADKFAEAVQIAKEADVVIAIFGLDLSQETEDHDRSSLLLPGKQMDLISAISKVSKRPLVLILTGGGPLDITFAKEDPRIASILWVGYPGEAGGESLAEVIFGDFNPGGRLPVTWYPESFTSVPMNDMSMRPDPSRGYPGRTYRFYSGDKVYRFGHGLSYTNYTYKFETAPNRISLSGSTINADSRKDITYQKSDGLDYVRIDELMSCHDINFSVNISVTNNGDMDGSHVLLLFSRPQRILKGAPKEQLIFYDRVHTKSNTVTETNIFMEPCRHLSIVNEQGHKILPLGNHILMLEGLEHPILIET; this is encoded by the exons ATGAAAATCCAATACGGATTGTCCCTTCAATTTCTCATAATAGTCATCTTCTCCACTTCACAACCAATACAATCAAGCACAAACCCTGATTACCCATGTAAACCCCCACACCACAATTCTTACACTTTCTGTGACACTTCACTATCAATCTCAACTAGAGCTAAATCTCTCATTTCACTTTTAACCCTCTCTGAAAAAATTAATCAGCTTTCAAATAATGCATCATCAGTGCCAAGATTAGGTATTCCATCTTATGAATGGTGGTCTGAATCACTTCATGGGATTGCTACTAATGGTCCCGGTGTTTCATTCAATGGTTCAATTCCTTCTGCAACTAGTTTTCCTCAAGTTTTACTTACAAGTGCTTCTTTTAATAGAAGTCTTTGGTATAAAATTGGATCAGCAATATCTATTGAAGCTAGGGCAATGTATAATTCAGGTCAAGCTGGATTAACATTCTGGGCACCAAATATTAACATTTTCAGAGATCCTAGATGGGGAAGAGGTCAAGAAACACCAGGGGAAGATCCAATGGTGGTTTCTGATTACGGGGTTGAGTATGTCAAGGGTTTCCAaggcgatgatgatgatgaactgaGGGTATCTGCTTGTTGTAAGCATTTTACTGCTTATGATTTGGAGAGTTGGAGAAATTACAGTAGATATAGTTTTAATGCTGTA GTTTCAGAGCAGGATTTGAAGGATACTTATCAACcaccattcaagagttgtataCGAGAAGGTAAAGCAAGTTGTTTGATGTGTTCTTACAATGAAGTTAATGGAATCCCAGCTTGTGCAAATGAAGGTCTCTTGCAACAAGCTAGAACTGATTGGGGTTTCAAAGG GTATATAACCTCAGACTGTGATGCTGTGGCCACTATACATGAGTATCAACATTATGTAAAGACCCCAGAAGATGCCGTTGCAGTTGCTCTTAAAGCAG ATATAAATTGTGGGAGTTTTCTGGTTACAAATACTCAGTCAGCAATTGAACAAGGAAAGATCAAAGAAGAAGATATAGATAAAGCTCTTTTTAATCTTTTCTTGGTTCAACTCCGCCTCGGACTCTTTGATGGGAACCCTATAAAGGGAAAGTATGGAAACTTAGGACCTCATGATGTATGTACTACAGAACACAAGAAACTAGCACTGGATGCAGCTAGACAGGGAATCGTACTACTCAAGAATGATAATAAGTTCTTGCCTTTAAAAAGGTCTGGAGTTTCATCATTGGCTGTTATAGGTCCAATGGCAAATGACACCAGCAAACTCGGAGGCGGATACACAG GCATTCCTTGCGATCCAAAGAGCTTTATGGATGGACTCCAAGCATATGAAGTTAACACAACCTACATCCCTGGTTGCCTTGACATACCTTGCAGCTCCGCTGACAAATTTGCTGAAGCTGTCCAAATCGCTAAAGAAGCAGATGTAGTGATAGCAATTTTCGGCCTGGATTTATCACAAGAAACAGAAGATCATGATCGCTCGAGCCTTTTACTACCAGGCAAACAAATGGATCTCATATCTGCTATTTCCAAGGTAAGCAAAAGACCTCTAGTCTTGATCCTAACTGGGGGTGGGCCACTTGATATCACATTTGCGAAGGAAGACCCCAGAATCGCCAGCATTCTTTGGGTTGGATACCCTGGTGAGGCAGGAGGTGAATCACTTGCAGAGGTTATCTTTGGCGACTTCAACCCAG GTGGGAGGCTTCCTGTTACTTGGTATCCAGAATCATTTACTTCTGTGCCGATGAATGATATGAGTATGAGGCCAGATCCTTCACGTGGTTATCCTGGAAGAACTTATCGATTTTACAGCGGAGACAAGGTTTACAGATTTGGACACGGCTTAAGTTACACAAATTATACATACAAATTCGAAACTGCACCGAACAGGATAAGTTTGTCAGGTTCTACTATAAATGCTGATTCTAGGAAGGACATAACATATCAGAAGAGTGATGGACTTGATTACGTTCGCATAGATGAGTTAATGTCATGCCATGATATTAACTTCAGTGTGAACATTTCTGTAACTAACAATGGAGACATGGACGGGAGCCACGTCTTGCTGTTGTTCTCCAGACCACAGAGGATACTCAAAGGCGCACCAAAAGAGCAATTGATATTTTATGATCGTGTACACACCAAATCCAACACAGTAACTGAAACCAACATTTTCATGGAACCGTGCAGGCACTTGAGCATTGTAAATGAACAAGGACATAAAATTTTGCCATTGGGTAATCATATACTGATGTTAGAAGGGTTAGAGCATCCCATACTTATTGAAACTTGA
- the LOC113330454 gene encoding protein odr-4 homolog isoform X2, which translates to MVKTVVGEETQLKLVEDRVFQSGISAQVGIVIGKISSSIDRGFVFDLIPTPPNDGGQPACYISESKDDNTNKKKGSAKGKSQTPLDSSSLSASLVIDSDWVAEHARQVSRMLVGGMHVVGVYVWASEISFKNSTLKLWQTVKEVAQAAASFESGLDESLLIHISYSPRRWTCRNCTVSSTMTSNSLRPCDFKMGRVLASLQTFRCMYNFDIRLPIYRENLSKANTLSDILHNGISRHAKDLKSAKAIIDGNLVVQDQPCTSDGLHEVELLLPFMKDAPFEACSQKEVLGVVAYQGSACSYAYLSPREPISQAVADIKADILTSLKSRLAIISDEGEEDMDSTAEAGRDSNTEISTEKSISQLDLNLLRKSCILAFPRRVFVPWVGGTFICDYLQPSETFQVLEDNFKELMSMEAPIDVSKIIEAETEATSLMIKSFWEAVISNPSTSRSASHSKKNSQKDSTQKEASGEPVKSTTFNIIFWREIFGSSSSLLKRMFRNQGDDMQP; encoded by the exons ATGGTGAAAACAGTAGTTGGGGAAGAAACCCAGCTCAAATTAGTCGAAGATCGTGTCTTCCAATCTGGAATTTCTGCTCAG GTGGGTATTGTAATTGGGAAGATTAGTAGCAGTATAGATAGAggatttgtgtttgatttgatacCAACACCACCTAATGATGGAGGTCAACCAGCATGTTATATATCAGAGAGTAAAGATGATAATACTAATAAGAAGAAAGGATCAGCAAAAGGGAAATCTCAGACTCCGTtagattcatcatcactatcagcATCTCTTGTTATTGATTCTGATTGGGTTGCTGAACATGCTCGTCAG GTTTCTCGGATGCTAGTGGGTGGCATGCATGTTGTTGGGGTTTATGTATGGGCTTCGGAGATCTCATTTAAGAACTCTACCCTAAAACTTTGGCAG ACTGTAAAAGAAGTTGCACAAGCAGCAGCTAGTTTTGAGAGTGGGTTGGATGAAAGTCTGCTCATTCATATTTCTTACAGTCCAAGGAG GTGGACTTGCCGAAATTGCACTGTGAGTTCAACAATGACATCAAATAGTCTACGGCCTTGTGATTTCAAGATGGGGAGAGTATTGGCCTCACTTCAAACATTCAGATGCATGTACAACTTCGACATAAG ATTACCCATATATCGTGAAAATTTATCCAAAGCAAATACATTGAGCGACATTCTACACAATGGAATTTCTCGTCATGCTAAAGACCTGAAAAGCGCGAAAGCGATAATCGATGGGAACTTG GTGGTTCAAGATCAGCCATGTACTTCTGATGGTTTGCATGAAGTTGAATTGCTACTACCTTTCATGAAAGATGCACCTTTTGAAG CATGCAGCCAAAAGGAGGTTCTTGGAGTTGTAGCGTATCAAGGATCTGCTTGTTCTTATGCATATTTAAGCCCTAGAGAACCTATATCACAAGCTGTGGCTGACATAAAG GCGGATATCCTGACAAGCTTGAAAAGTAGATTGGCAATCATCTCTGATGAGGGAGAGGAAGATATGGATTCAACTGCTGAAGCTGGGAGGGATTCAAACACTGAAATATCAACTGAAAAATCTATTTCCCAACTTGACTTGAATTTATTGAG AAAATCATGTATTCTCGCATTTCCTCGGAGAGTTTTCGTTCCCTGGGTGGGTGGCACCTTTATTTGTGATTATCTGCAACCATCTGAGACATTTCAG GTTCTTGAAGATAATTTTAAGGAGTTGATGTCTATGGAAGCTCCAATAGATGTATCAAAAATCATAGAAGCAGAAACAGAAGCCACTTCTTTGATGATAAAATCTTTTTGGGAAGCAGTAATCTCGAACCCTTCAACATCTCGATCAGCGTCTCACTCTAAGAAAAACAGCCAAAAAGATTCAACACAAAAAGAAGCCAGCGGGGAACCTGTGAAGTCAACTACTTTCAACATT ATCTTTTGGCGAGAAATTTTTGGATCGAGTTCTTCTCTTTTAAAAAGAATGTTTAGAAACCAGGGTGATGATATGCAACCTTGA
- the LOC113330452 gene encoding probable beta-D-xylosidase 6 isoform X1, translating into MKIQYGLSLQFLIIVIFSTSQPIQSSTNPDYPCKPPHHNSYTFCDTSLSISTRAKSLISLLTLSEKINQLSNNASSVPRLGIPSYEWWSESLHGIATNGPGVSFNGSIPSATSFPQVLLTSASFNRSLWYKIGSAISIEARAMYNSGQAGLTFWAPNINIFRDPRWGRGQETPGEDPMVVSDYGVEYVKGFQGDDDDELRVSACCKHFTAYDLESWRNYSRYSFNAVVSEQDLKDTYQPPFKSCIREGKASCLMCSYNEVNGIPACANEGLLQQARTDWGFKGYITSDCDAVATIHEYQHYVKTPEDAVAVALKAGTDINCGSFLVTNTQSAIEQGKIKEEDIDKALFNLFLVQLRLGLFDGNPIKGKYGNLGPHDVCTTEHKKLALDAARQGIVLLKNDNKFLPLKRSGVSSLAVIGPMANDTSKLGGGYTGIPCDPKSFMDGLQAYEVNTTYIPGCLDIPCSSADKFAEAVQIAKEADVVIAIFGLDLSQETEDHDRSSLLLPGKQMDLISAISKVSKRPLVLILTGGGPLDITFAKEDPRIASILWVGYPGEAGGESLAEVIFGDFNPGGRLPVTWYPESFTSVPMNDMSMRPDPSRGYPGRTYRFYSGDKVYRFGHGLSYTNYTYKFETAPNRISLSGSTINADSRKDITYQKSDGLDYVRIDELMSCHDINFSVNISVTNNGDMDGSHVLLLFSRPQRILKGAPKEQLIFYDRVHTKSNTVTETNIFMEPCRHLSIVNEQGHKILPLGNHILMLEGLEHPILIET; encoded by the exons ATGAAAATCCAATACGGATTGTCCCTTCAATTTCTCATAATAGTCATCTTCTCCACTTCACAACCAATACAATCAAGCACAAACCCTGATTACCCATGTAAACCCCCACACCACAATTCTTACACTTTCTGTGACACTTCACTATCAATCTCAACTAGAGCTAAATCTCTCATTTCACTTTTAACCCTCTCTGAAAAAATTAATCAGCTTTCAAATAATGCATCATCAGTGCCAAGATTAGGTATTCCATCTTATGAATGGTGGTCTGAATCACTTCATGGGATTGCTACTAATGGTCCCGGTGTTTCATTCAATGGTTCAATTCCTTCTGCAACTAGTTTTCCTCAAGTTTTACTTACAAGTGCTTCTTTTAATAGAAGTCTTTGGTATAAAATTGGATCAGCAATATCTATTGAAGCTAGGGCAATGTATAATTCAGGTCAAGCTGGATTAACATTCTGGGCACCAAATATTAACATTTTCAGAGATCCTAGATGGGGAAGAGGTCAAGAAACACCAGGGGAAGATCCAATGGTGGTTTCTGATTACGGGGTTGAGTATGTCAAGGGTTTCCAaggcgatgatgatgatgaactgaGGGTATCTGCTTGTTGTAAGCATTTTACTGCTTATGATTTGGAGAGTTGGAGAAATTACAGTAGATATAGTTTTAATGCTGTA GTTTCAGAGCAGGATTTGAAGGATACTTATCAACcaccattcaagagttgtataCGAGAAGGTAAAGCAAGTTGTTTGATGTGTTCTTACAATGAAGTTAATGGAATCCCAGCTTGTGCAAATGAAGGTCTCTTGCAACAAGCTAGAACTGATTGGGGTTTCAAAGG GTATATAACCTCAGACTGTGATGCTGTGGCCACTATACATGAGTATCAACATTATGTAAAGACCCCAGAAGATGCCGTTGCAGTTGCTCTTAAAGCAG GAACAGATATAAATTGTGGGAGTTTTCTGGTTACAAATACTCAGTCAGCAATTGAACAAGGAAAGATCAAAGAAGAAGATATAGATAAAGCTCTTTTTAATCTTTTCTTGGTTCAACTCCGCCTCGGACTCTTTGATGGGAACCCTATAAAGGGAAAGTATGGAAACTTAGGACCTCATGATGTATGTACTACAGAACACAAGAAACTAGCACTGGATGCAGCTAGACAGGGAATCGTACTACTCAAGAATGATAATAAGTTCTTGCCTTTAAAAAGGTCTGGAGTTTCATCATTGGCTGTTATAGGTCCAATGGCAAATGACACCAGCAAACTCGGAGGCGGATACACAG GCATTCCTTGCGATCCAAAGAGCTTTATGGATGGACTCCAAGCATATGAAGTTAACACAACCTACATCCCTGGTTGCCTTGACATACCTTGCAGCTCCGCTGACAAATTTGCTGAAGCTGTCCAAATCGCTAAAGAAGCAGATGTAGTGATAGCAATTTTCGGCCTGGATTTATCACAAGAAACAGAAGATCATGATCGCTCGAGCCTTTTACTACCAGGCAAACAAATGGATCTCATATCTGCTATTTCCAAGGTAAGCAAAAGACCTCTAGTCTTGATCCTAACTGGGGGTGGGCCACTTGATATCACATTTGCGAAGGAAGACCCCAGAATCGCCAGCATTCTTTGGGTTGGATACCCTGGTGAGGCAGGAGGTGAATCACTTGCAGAGGTTATCTTTGGCGACTTCAACCCAG GTGGGAGGCTTCCTGTTACTTGGTATCCAGAATCATTTACTTCTGTGCCGATGAATGATATGAGTATGAGGCCAGATCCTTCACGTGGTTATCCTGGAAGAACTTATCGATTTTACAGCGGAGACAAGGTTTACAGATTTGGACACGGCTTAAGTTACACAAATTATACATACAAATTCGAAACTGCACCGAACAGGATAAGTTTGTCAGGTTCTACTATAAATGCTGATTCTAGGAAGGACATAACATATCAGAAGAGTGATGGACTTGATTACGTTCGCATAGATGAGTTAATGTCATGCCATGATATTAACTTCAGTGTGAACATTTCTGTAACTAACAATGGAGACATGGACGGGAGCCACGTCTTGCTGTTGTTCTCCAGACCACAGAGGATACTCAAAGGCGCACCAAAAGAGCAATTGATATTTTATGATCGTGTACACACCAAATCCAACACAGTAACTGAAACCAACATTTTCATGGAACCGTGCAGGCACTTGAGCATTGTAAATGAACAAGGACATAAAATTTTGCCATTGGGTAATCATATACTGATGTTAGAAGGGTTAGAGCATCCCATACTTATTGAAACTTGA